In the genome of Christensenella timonensis, one region contains:
- a CDS encoding class D sortase — MKTILRGLIIISVLVFAAWLIFIAIGGDQYIDIGQQEGSHSFTRLGSTVAIGQEEIEVVQGGEAVQPEINGSRASGQSDQDVVGTLYIRDKAFTVMDNVTAQTLKNSIGWLNNSSLPPKVGPCVLMGHRNTQFRILKDIEIGEQLMFETPNKEQYAYEVESVEILESDSDLRFAASEESTLVLVTCYPFYYSGHAPQKYVVTAVID, encoded by the coding sequence ATGAAAACTATTTTAAGAGGCCTCATAATTATCAGTGTACTCGTCTTTGCCGCATGGCTGATTTTCATTGCCATAGGCGGCGATCAGTACATAGACATAGGACAACAGGAAGGGTCGCACAGCTTTACAAGATTGGGTTCAACCGTCGCTATAGGACAGGAAGAAATTGAAGTCGTACAGGGCGGAGAAGCGGTACAGCCCGAAATCAATGGTTCCCGCGCATCCGGCCAATCGGATCAGGATGTGGTCGGCACACTCTATATCCGGGACAAGGCGTTTACTGTCATGGATAACGTGACAGCGCAGACCTTGAAAAACAGCATCGGCTGGCTTAATAATTCATCCCTGCCGCCGAAAGTCGGGCCGTGCGTCCTGATGGGGCACCGCAACACACAATTCAGGATCCTGAAAGACATTGAAATTGGGGAGCAGCTTATGTTTGAAACACCGAATAAAGAGCAGTACGCCTATGAGGTCGAGTCGGTTGAAATACTGGAAAGCGATTCAGACCTTCGCTTTGCTGCGTCCGAGGAAAGCACCCTCGTTCTCGTGACCTGCTATCCGTTTTACTATTCAGGACACGCCCCGCAAAAGTATGTTGTAACGGCAGTTA